The Delphinus delphis chromosome 11, mDelDel1.2, whole genome shotgun sequence DNA segment AGGATCTTGAGCGTGTCGGTGTCAGCTAGAACACGGCGGTACCTCGGGCTCCAGATCCTGGCAGGGCGTGGAAGGTGGCTGCTGCTGTTcaggaacaaagaaaaatcattttctttcttgacGAGAGGCAGAGAGATCAGAGCCGGTGTGTTCAAAGCTTTCTAAACACTGTGACTCTGGTGGGGTTCGAGAGAGCTGTGCACACACATGGGGCACGCACGGGCAGGAGCGCTGGCTGCACGAGCAAAGCAAATAAAGCTGCAGAGGCCCCGACGGGCAACACCCGGGACCCTTGTTTCTAGTCGTGGGTTATTaccctttcttctgcttctggaTGAGCATGTCTGGTTTTCTCTGCCACTTAAAAGCCGTCTTTTGACTACCTGCAGTTTCTAAGATGAGCATTGACTTGTAAGAAGAAGAATGGGCTCTtttcagaaactttaaaatatttctcttgctGCTTAGCATGACCTAGAATAAACTTTTATTTAGGGGAAACTGCAGGTTAGTTCCATTTCTTGTTGGACTCTTGGCCACGTGGCTATTGGGACAAGCTGTTGTTTAGCAGTGTGCATAGGAGGGGTTGTTGAGTTAGTGATGTATTTGAGATGAGAAGCCAAGTCAGTGTGTTTCAGGTAAAGAATTACCATCCTTCACCTCGGCCTCCGCAGAACAAGTGCTGTGTCTGTTGACACAGAAAACACAAGAGGAAAGTGGCAGTTCCTCTTATTTAGGTATTGCCTTCTCTCAGGAAACCACCCACACCTCCAGTTGGTTCGATTCAACCTTATAATACACGGTGAAGTGTGGAAAGAAGCAGAATCTTATTCCTGCTTCCCAAGGGGGCTTCTCCCGCCTGCAAGAGCTTCAGGACGGGACGTGGGGCTCTTCCAGGCCTGGGGAGGCAAGCAGAGGGTCTCACAGCACATAGTTTGGTGGCTCCCTTTGCCCTGGGCTGGTTCAGTAAATAGCGGGTCACTCCTCActtccacccctcctccccccaacacaGTAGGTCAGCagctcccttcctccatcccctgCCATCTCCACGAGCAGGTCCTCTTTAAAGCAGAGCTCGGGCTCAGCCCTGTTTGTCACCCGGCGGGAAGTCGTCTGGAGCCCTGGGCCTGAGTCCTGTGGCTGGGAGGGTTTTCCCACACTGAACTCGGGGCATCCACTCTCACCTCACGCAAGGGAGAACTGAGGCCGAGTGGGGCAGCCTGGGCCCGGCGCGTGTGGACCCAGGGCCGAGGTGCTGCTCGTCTTGTTGCCCTGCCCTGCTTCTCTGCTCGCCCTGTTCCAGCCTCTGGCCCTTTGCCTCCCGCCCCCAGCAGCAGTTCTCCGCAGTGATGACAAGTAAGTGTGGTACAGACCCAAGGCAGGGAGTGGGTGAAGGAGTGCTTGCGGGGCCCCTCCCTTCTTGAAGCTTCTCCCAGCAAACGTAGGCTGGTAGGTGCTGGAGGTTTTTGATAAGTGGGAGGTATAGACGGCATCATTACTGCTGTCAGGTTTCTTTGTGGGCAAAATGGAATGGCTGTAAAATCCTACCTGCCACGTGCCGTCCGCATGGCAGGACTTCGGTCCCTAAACGCCAACCTTGGCTCTGCTCTCAGACCTCTCCGCTGTGCCTCAGAAGCTCTTCAGAGCACGCTCGTCCTTGGCTGCCAGCTCCTCCCTCGCTGAGTCCAGATCTCCCCCGGAGCCCAGGGCTCCCCCGTGTGATCTGACCAGGCTTCACAGGTCAGCTACCACCTGTGTGCTGTGCCCCCGAGCCGACTCAGCCGACTCAGCCGACTGCCTAGTGAGCCCCTCCACTAAGGCAGCTCAGCTGTAACAGGGAACCTGCCACAGATGAGGGCTTCTGTTTGTAATCCCTCGGCCTGGGCTCACCACTCACTCCACGGGAAACATCCCTGACCCTTTCATCTGTAAGAGTCCCTTGCAAGCCTTCCAGTTTACTTCCTTTTCCACGTCCTGTGCTTCCTCCCTGCCTGGCTGACACTAATTTATCCTGAAACCCTCAGATGTCATCCCTCAGAGGCTCATCCTGGATGAGGATCCCTCCCCCATGACGTAGGCGCTCTTCCCCTGCGTTCCCACATCCCttgagcctctctctctctgacatttAGTAGGGCACATCTAAGCTTCTGTTCACCCACTAAACTGTAAGATCCTTGAAAGCAACCGCAGTCTTCCTCATTTCTCTGCCCGCGGTGTCTCAGATGGCGCCTGGAGTCTAGAGGACGGGCAGCTTGCCACGCTTGTGTAACGAGTGCCTGCAACACTTAGGCAGTGCACTCTGAAAAGCTGTGTCTCCTAGAAAATGTTTCTAGATGCAGCTTTGGATTTCTAACcgttcctctttctttctttattagatTAACGTGACGGCGTCAGGTGGATCGACAGCCCCCCCACCGCCCCATTTGTCAGGGGCTTGAGAGTGGGGCGACATGGAGGAGCGTAAGAACGAGGCGACGAATCGGGCTCACATCCTCTTTGACCGGTTCGTGCAGGCCACCACTTGCAAGGGGACACTCAAGGCCTTCCAAGAGCTCTGCGACCACCTGGAACTGAAGCCTAAGGACCACCGCTCCTTTTACCACAAGCTCAAGTCCAAGCTCAACTACTGGAGAGCCAAGGCCCTCTGGGCAAAGCTGGACAAGCGGGGCAGCCACAAAGACTACAAGAAGGGAAAGGCGTGCACTAACACTAAGGTAGGGGCGGCCGCCCAGGCCCTGGGCACTGACCCAGGGACTCAGCTGGAGAAGGAGAGAGCATTGGGTGGAGGTAGCCTGGTGAGGCCACAGCCTAGGGAGGCCGTCAGGCTCACACTGTGGCAGAACTCTGTGGATCCGCTACCTGTGTTCGTTCATTCGACTGTTCTGTGTGCCCCATTTTTATCTCGTGGATTCACATAGGAACATTCGGGGTTTCAGCTACTGAGAACAACCCTGCAGTCAAACACCACAGGAGTTGTTTGATTTTGCTGAGGCTCTAGTTGGATCTCAGACTGTTAGGAGGATGCAGGCCTCTGAGCAAAGAGGTAGCCAGGCCCTGTCAGTGTCCTGTCTGACCGTGGCAGCCTGGCGCTTGGCAAAGTCATTGTTCCAGACTCAGCCTCTGGTAAGGTGTAGAGTATTTGCCAActtggggatttttttcccacaggctTCAGACCTCCTTTCATCCATTTTCCAGAGGTCTATCTTGATAAGCAAGGGCTTTGTAAACCAAagtatttcttttgctttcttcacaATCTAGAGAAATAGAGTTTCCATGAAACGGGTAGGCCTGGGCAAAGACCCGAGATGCCAAGTCACCTGTGCAGGGGGAGGCGTGGGGAGAAAGGTAATACATTCCTGCTCAGAAAGAGCACTTTCTGTGAGAAGTTCGGAAAAGCTAGCAGGGAAATGAAGTTGCAGATGACTTTGTGACTGTTGTTACTGTCCTTTCAAGAGCCTTAACTTGCCCTGTGTTGGTTTGCATTTGGGTAGATATTCATCCACAAAATGCAAGTAATTCAAGTGCACtctagagttttatatatatacatacatatatatatacatacacacatatgtgtgtatatatatatatatatatatatatatatatatataaatttatttatttatttttggctgcattggaggggcttccctggtggtacaggggttaagaatctgcctgccagtgcaagggacatgggttcgagcactggtccgggaagatcctacatgccgcggagcaactaatcctgtgcgccacaactactgagcctgcgctctagagcccgcgagccacaactactgaagcccacgcacctagagcccatgctccgcaacaagagaagccaccgcaatgagaagcccgcgcaccacaacgaagagtagcccccactcgctgcaactagagaaagcccgtgcacagcaacgaagacccaacacagccaaaattaaaaatataaataaataaattcatatggaaaaagaaaacagaataaaaggaaTTGGAAGCCAGAAACAGTGCATGTCTTTCTTCTGAACGTGCATGCCAACTAGTTAAGATAAGTGTGTGGTCTCACCCTGAGTACTTCTCTAGAATATGGATCTTCAAGATCATTTCCCTGGATTTTCAGTCTAAAGTTGGTGGTTTTAGAACTCTTTTCTGCACATAAAACTTTGGCTCTTGAAAATTACCACCTTGGAGTCTCTCAAGTGGTAGGTCCATTCCAGGACCCTAAGATTGCTTGGCTTTGTATTTAATGATCTGTGCCTCTGTGGACAGAGATCTGCTTGACTTAGAAACCTTCGAGAAGGTTTTTTCCTGTTGTTGAGAGATGAGATGTGATCTTCATATTGTGTGTTGATGTGAGGACCCAGATAAATGTGATCTGCAGGTGCCACGTCTGAGTTTCTGTCCAGCACTTACAGTTAAGTCTCCTCCATCCAGAGCGCCCACAGCTTTTCTCTGAAGCCATTGCAGGCACTCCGCTCTGACCCGGATGGGTTTGAAGGTTTCTTGGTCATGGGGAGAGTAGCCCTACTGGGGGGCTTTAGGGAATGGTGGTTATGCGCTCAAGAGGTGCTGCCTTCGCCCTGAAAGCAGCTGTGTTTTTCAGTGTCTCATCATTGGAGCTGGCCCCTGCGGTCTCCGCACAGCCATCGATTTATCCTTATTGGGAGCTAAGGTGGTCGTGATTGAGAAACGAGATGCCTTCTCCCGCAACAATGTCTTGCATCTCTGGCCATTCACCATACACGACCTGCGAGGCCTGGGTGCCAAGAAGTTCTACGGCAAGTTCTGTGCTGGAGCCATCGACCACATCAGTAAGTAAAATCAGTTCTTCTGTAGGATCCCACGCCTACCCTCTACTCATTTTTCAGGAGAAAGAGTCAGGCAGATTACCAGAGGAATTTGTACTCAGAAGCCCAGTGTGTCCTGACATCCTTAGTATCTATTGTGTAGAAAACACACTCAGCTTGGAGTCAAAATACCTGCCCTCCAGTGGTTCTGTAACCTGAGATTCTTAACTACCAGGGTGTCTCCTATGAAATGAGTTTAGCTTAAGGAATTCTAACATCCTGAGCGCTTACTGAGCACCGGCAGTGGGTGGGATAGGATTGGGGCCAGGCTAGGAAACAGACTGCCAGTTTGGGCTTTGACCCTCTGGTGGCTCTTAGTCCGATGGGAGAAGCACGAGGTATGCAGCTTGCTGTGGTGTGCTAGGTGGGTACTCTCCTAATGTGAGAACAAAGACTCTGGGGACGGTCCTGGGGAGCCACAGTGATGAAGGAAGCAGACTCCTAGGCTGGCTGTGAGTGGCAAGTAGATAGTGGGATCCCTTTGGCCGAGTGATTCTCGTGAGGTCTGCAGCGTGGAGGGCTCCTGCTCTCCTCCTGTCCCCTCCAAGCTCAGCCTGGGCCTGTGCTCGAGGCAGTAGAAATTAATGCAGACGGTGCTTTTGTTTTCATGCCGCTCTGAAAAGCGGTTCAGAACAGACTGTTGTCTACATTATGAAGTTGAAGTCTTGTCTGTTGATCATCATTAATGATTGCAGGACAGCCTTATCAAGGAACTGTTGTTCTGAGCTCCTCAGATGTGTTCTGTAAACATTCAGCTACTCAACCCTTTGCTCTTTGAAGCAGTTGTGCCAGTTTATCAGACACTGGCCAGCAGATGCCACATTCCACCGGCAGCAGAAGCACTCTGTGCATCTGTCGGGCTGCAGTGGGTAACAGCCATCTGCAGGAATGAGATGTGCACTAGCAGGGGATTTAACAAGTCTTTGGGAGTGTGACGTGGAACGGTGCAAAGTGGGGGAGATCGCCGAGACGGCTGCGTGGAGGACTAGCACGTATTCCTAGCTCATTGGTCACAGCCTGTAGGCAGTCGGTGTTAACAGTAGACCGAGGTCAGTATATCAGCGGACTTGTCTGCCTTGTGTGTGGCAGAATTTGTCTTGGAGCTGAGAGGGTCCCACATCAGGGCCCAGACTTTCTCTCAGTGTACCTGGGGCCATCCGTGTCTGACACCTGGGAACTATTCATTGGAcactgaacaaataaataagtctCACTATGATAATGAGCAagcttttcaattattttgagccttagtttctgcAGCCGTAGACCAGTggtgggagggggaatggtaagagACTAAGGTTGGTTTGAGGGATCCCCTCTCAGCATGTAAGAGTGTGTGAAGATCAGTGAGGGAACAGGCTGAGAGAGAGATGCCGTGGGCAATTCAGGAAGTGAGGCAGCCCTTTGTATCCAATTGGAAGCACCCCTGGGGGTGCCTGTCTTCTGCCTCCTGTGGTGAGTCCTGTCAGGATCGTAGGTGCTGCTCGGTCACTGTGGCTCTGTGtcagggaggatggaagggagagtCTCCTTCTGTCTCAGAGCTTTTGAGAGGTAGGCTTGTGTGTCTCTCTAGAACACCTCTTGCACTGAATTGTATTTgcccttgagaaagaaaagaagacgcTATGGAGCATGGCTCAGAAGAGCCGCCTGCTGTAGGTGGCTTTGAGCATCTGGATAAACTCTGCATTGGTGGATGAGGGGACCGGAGCAGTGATGCTGACTTGTCCTCTCTACCCGGTGGGCCCTCACTCCTGTAATCTTCCTGTTCACCCAGGTATCCGTCAGCTTCAACTAATACTTTTGAAAGTAGCATTGATCCTAGGCATTGAAATCCATGTCAATGTGGAATTCCAAGGACTTGTGGAGCCTCCTGAGGACCAAGAAAATGAAcgtgagtgaacaaatgaaggaGGGATAAAAGGGCCTTGAAGAGGTGAGGAAAGATGAGAtccagggagaagagaggaatcTGAGGGTTGTTTTCAGAGCTAGTTAAAGGGGTGTCTCCATTTGCACAGCCTGTGTCTTTGGAGGAACTTTTGACTTATGAGGAGGCCTCTGACATAGTATTAGACATTACAAGGGCTTGGATTTGTTATAGGAAGTCGTGTGGTGGGGACGTTCCTTTGTGACCCTTCCTCGaggcttctttctctctttggttTGTACCCCATGCTTTTATGCCTGGTGTGTTTTTGGCGTGGGGTTTTGTGCAGTCTGCACACCTGGGTGCCTAGAGATGTCTTAGATATATGAATGGGTCTGGGTGATAACCTTCATTTTGACTTCCGTCCGCAGGGATAGGTTGGCGGGCCCTGGTGCACCCCAAAACCCATCCTGTATCAGAATATGAGTTTGAAGTGATCATTGGAGGGGATGGCCGCAGGAACACCTTGGAAGGTACGGGTAGTGCTCCTGTCTCCTTCACCTGCTTCATGTGGAGGAACCCTGCCAAGAGCTTGTGTCTTCAGAGGCCCCGCTCCTGAGAATCCTCACGCGTGCGCTGCCTAGGCTGGGTGAACGGCAGGCCCCACCTTCGCCCCGCCAGCTGGTACTGGGCCACTTCTCCAGGGCACAGGGAGACAAGCCACCCGTGAGCAGGGAACATTGCAGGATTAAACCTAAGTTATTAAAGCAGACGGCGTCCCTTTTTATGAAATGGAACCCCTTGTACTGAGTACTGTTCTGGTCTGTCAGATTTCCAGCGGTGTGTTAGTTGTGGGTGACTGACGTCTTTCCTGGATTGTTACAGTCTTTGGGAGGTAAACACCTTATTTCCAGATAGAGGAGAGCTGCCCTAAAACCTTCCCGTTGATTCCCATCCCCATATTCCCTCATGTCTTCCTCAGCGCCCCGCCTGTGTGACGTGATCTTCCTTCTTTAGCCAGCTTTTGCCACCTCTgaaaatttctttccttccaggaTTTCGTCGGAAAGAATTTCGTGGCAAACTGGCCATTGCCATTACAGCAAATTTTATTAACCGAAATACAACCGCAGAAGCCAAAGTGGAAGAGATCAGTGGTGTGGCTTTTATATTCAACCAAAAATTTTTCCAGGAACTGAGGGAAGCCACAGGTTGGTGTCAATGCCTCCACAGCAAAAAAGGATAGAAATTTAAATACCGCTTGTGATCTTTCTCTTGGAGGGTTTGGTCGGGGGGGGTCATCAGTGAAACTGCTGTGTTGTTTGCCCCTCTGCTCCTTCTTCACTCCTGTGCTTCATTCTGAGCGTTATgctttctgtgtctctgtctcctaCTCGGGTGTCCTTTGTCCTCATTGCAGGGATGGGCTGCTCCTCCAGCCCTtccccctgcctgcctctgcaTGGTGGTGCCTGACACCTTCGGCTGTTGGAGGGGAGCTCTGGTTTGTTGAGAACCTGACGCTAGGTGTTGAGTGTGTCTTCTTTTTCCTGAGTTTGTTTGGCTTTGAAGTAAACCACGTGCTAGATAGAAATGAGGTTGTTGTATGATAGCTTGTGAATAGATGGATTCACTTAGACATTTTGCTGTAATAAAAATGTGTGGCAAATTCCACTTACCTATTTTCTGGAAGAACATGGTTTCTTCCCACTGCATCTGTTTTTCACGTGAATCGAATTAAAGAGCCAGTAGTGCACTCTGTACTTCCAGGCATCCAGTTGTCTGTCCTGCCCGTGAGAGTCCAGGAGATTCTCCCGTTGCCTTGACGAGCATCAAAGAGGTTTAACCTGAGAACTGACTCAAACCCTCTTACTAGAGGTTaacctctcctttcttcccatcCTTGTGTTTCTGCTTCTGATTGATTGCTGTTGCCAGGATAACAGGGTGTCAGGTGAATGCAGAGCAGTGTGAGGATAACCAGAGCTCCCCCCCTTTTCATGAACAAATGTGCAGGAGGTGAGGATCAGGCTCAGgtgcctttttcattttctcgTTCCCTGTCTGGAGTTCCACAACCCTGGCCTCTGTGGGCCAGGAGAGTCTCTCTGGCTGCCTAACCCACCTTCATCTCAGCAGACCCTTATGTGCATGTTGTTCTCTGTTGCAGGGATCGATTTGGAGAACATCGTCTACTACAAAGATGACACACactattttgttatgacagccaaAAAGCAGAGTTTACTGGACAAAGGGGTGATACTGCACGTGAGTCGCGGATTTCTTTTAAACCGCTTTTTATGTTGTACTGGGTCATGTGATTACCAAGAGAAAGAATTTTATTGTCTGATGAGTTTTTTCCTGCAAGGGGATGAAAATGAGTGCCTCACTCATCTCCTGGGACCATGTACTTTGTACTCCTCTGATGTTTTTtagtttaacttaaaaaaaatcttttattatggaaaatttcaagcacGAACAAAAGTGGAGAGACTTGTGTAATGAACCCCGATGTGCCTGTTATCCAGCATTAGCAGTTGTCAGCACGTGGCCAGCGCTGTCCCAGGAGTACCCcagcccactccccactcccacttTGGGCTGTGCAAAGCAAATCTCAGATAGCATTTCATGCAtagatattcattttaatttcaggTGATTCTGTTTGTGGTTATGATGAGTTCCATATATGACCGATTATTGGTTGGTTAGTAGGTCATCTTTTGGGAGGGGGTTATAGAGGGAAGGGAGTTAGACCAAGAAGCAAAAACTGGTGTTTATGGGAGCCTGAGAACGGTTCTGGCTTTACTGCAGGTATGCTTACAGTGCCTGGATCAGGCTATATTTGGACCTCTTTATGGCCTGACAATGAGGGCTCTTGTTCACCCAGAGCCAGGGCCAGCTAAGCCTTTTTTCCAGATGACTAATTGTATGAGATTCCCTGGGATGATGACAGAATGTGGACGCAGAGAACCACAGGTGGATGGCTCCTTAAGGAGAGTTTCTTAAGTCTTAGCTTGGTCTTGTTGATCTGGATTTGAGAATTAACTGTCCCTGTGTGATGAGTGGAGAGAAGAGGCACCAGATGCGGTGATTCAGGCCTGTGCAGTTCCCAGCGCAGACTGGCGGCTGAATTTCAGGATGTCCTTTGTCTTTGCAGGGTGATGATGAGTCGGGTGACTGCAGTCTGAGTTATGGTGCTGCCTTGTCTGCAGGCGGTGCTGGGgaactgggagctgggagctcgTGGACCTCGTGTCTGTGTCTCAGCCCCGTGGCCCCTTATGCGTGTGAGGAGAACAGGACAGAGCAGTGGGCACAGCCCATTCTGACAAAAGCGTGAGCAAGATATATTTAGTTGTATGCTCTATCAGTAAGAAATAGCCGGTGAACCCATTGGTATGCCTTGGGACCAAGCTAAGACTTAGAACCCATGGTGGCCACTTACTAAGTGTTGAACAAACAGTTTCCGGGACCAACCTGAGTATTTGTGTTCGGCTCTTACATCTTGTAGTGCCAGCGGAAAGTACCATCAGGGGCACTTGGAAAGCTTAGGtcccacttgagaagaaagactTGGCTCAGTGTGCCAGAGCCTCCAAAACAGAAAGGGAGTTTCTCGATCCCTTCTGTGGAAAGCCCTTTTCCCTCatcattgtttttctttgctgGTGGATTACTATGGGGACTTTCAGAATCTTGTGTATTGTTTTGAAGACTTCTGTTCCACTTTTCAGTGTATTTCTTCCCGGCCCCCAGGACTCCTATTGCCCCCACCTCCTCATCCCTCTGGCACTGAAGCTTTCAGGTTCTTCCTTTGGGTTCGATGAGCTATGCAAGGTTGAGTGTCCCGTGTAGGTCCAGCTGCTGCCCAGAAGACGGTGATTGCTGATAGCAGCCTGAACTATGAATGCTTTTCAGTTTACAGAGCGTCATCACATTGAATCATTGTATTTGGTATTCAAAGCAACTCCGTGAGGTGGAGTGGACTAGACTGAAGAAGCAGTGACTTGTTCCAAGTAAATGGAAAAGCGGGTGCTCTGTTTCTAGGCGGCAAAACCTGTGTTCCTTTAGAAACAGCCTCCCCCCTTTCCTTTTGAATTTGCATAGAAGACTGCTTTGGGAACAGGGAGGGGAAGGCTGCGGAACTAGGTTCCGTCTGGAACGCGCAGCATGGCTGTGGCCGGCGGGCTCTGGCGCCCCTGCCTGGGCGTTTCCATCGagcctcttctccctctggaGATAGGACTACGCCGACACGGAGCTCCTGCTGTCCCGGGAGAATGTGGACCAGGAGGCCCTGCTGAGCTATGCCCGGGAGGCGGCCGACTTCTCCACCCAGCAGCAGCTGCCCTCCCTGGACTTCGCCATCAACCACTACGGGCAGCCCGACGTGGCCATGTTCGACTTCACGTGCATGTACGCCTCCGAGAACGCGGCCCTGGTGCGGGAGCACGGTGGCCACCAGCTGCTGGTGGCCCTGGTGGGGGACAGCCTTCTGGAGGTGAGTGCTGAGCAGCGGGAGGTGGCAGTTCGGGTTGGAGGCCTGGCGAGGGGGCATCGCACTGAGGGGCAGCTCTGGGGTCCCAGCTGGGGAGCGAGTGTCTGCACTGCCACGCGGTCTAGTGTACAGGGGAGGGCCCCAGGCCACGGGGAGCCCAGGCTTGCCACTGTGGGTGGCAGTTCCAAAGGCTTTGTGACTTGCCCGTCTGCAGGTTGTGAAGTAGGGAAGGGAAGGGCAGGGTACAGCTGCTCTTCAACAGCAaactctttctctcctccttagTTTAGTTTCCCTCTTTTAAAAGGTAATTCAGGttaattctttgttttctgtttctgtagccTTTTTGGCCAATGGGAACAGGAATAGCCCGGGGCTTTCTAGCTGCTATGGACTCGGCCTGGATGGTGCGCAGTTGGTCTCTGGGAAGGAGCCCCTTGGAAGTCCTGGCAGAGAGGTAACCGGAGGGGCGTCCTTTCGCGGTGACACAGGAGGGTCAGTGGTTTGCTCCTCAGGCAGAGTtcaggtttctttttccttcttcattaatGATGTTTTTATATTTAGGAGAGGGAAAGCAAGATAGGTATTCATAAAATCATagaaacctagggcttccctggtggcgcagtggttgagagtccgcctgccggtgcaggggacacgggttcgtgccccggtccgaacacgggttcgtgccgtagccgtggagcggctaggcccatgagccatggccgctgagcctgcgcgtccagagcctgtgctccacaacagtgagaggcccgtgtaccatacacacacacacaaaaatcatagAAACCTAAAAATTATCTAATCTAAGTGATGTTCTCTTATCCCTTTCAAATCAAATTTGTTACTTATGAATGGTATCTGAATCTTTGTGTAACATTGAAGGATGCTCTCTGATTCCTTTGTGACAGCTACATGAACAAATATTCgattggccaaaaggttcattcgtttttttccctaagatggctctagtagcacttagttgtctttaacttctttcgaaacaattttgttagattgtatgcgacagctgtcatatcagcctgcatttaaaaaaagacttattgggacttccctggtggcacagtggttaagaatccgcctgccaatgcaggggacatgggttctagccctggtccaggaagatcccaaacgccacagagcagctaagcccgtgtgccacaactactgagcctgcgctctagagccctcgagccacaactactgagcccgcgtgccacaaccactgaagcctgtgcgcctagagtccgtgctccacaacaagagaagccaccacaatgagaagcccaggcactgcaacagagagtagcccccgctcaccagagctagagaaagcctgcgcgcagtaacgaagacccagtgcagccaaaaataaataaaatttaaaaaaaaaaaaaaaaaagacatcaaaattggtgaatttttgtgtagccattttaatattgaagatggaaggaaaaaagtaacattttcagcatattatgctttatcatttctagaaaggtaaaaacacacaactgaagcacaaaaaaagatttgtgcagtgtctggagaaggtgctgtgactgactgaACATGTCAAaggtggtttgcaaagttttgtgctggagatttctcactggacgatgctccacgattgggtagaccagttgaagttgatagtgatcaaatcgagacattaattgagaacaatcaatgttacaccacgcgggagatagccgacatactca contains these protein-coding regions:
- the MICAL3 gene encoding F-actin-monooxygenase MICAL3 isoform X5; its protein translation is MEERKNEATNRAHILFDRFVQATTCKGTLKAFQELCDHLELKPKDHRSFYHKLKSKLNYWRAKALWAKLDKRGSHKDYKKGKACTNTKCLIIGAGPCGLRTAIDLSLLGAKVVVIEKRDAFSRNNVLHLWPFTIHDLRGLGAKKFYGKFCAGAIDHISIRQLQLILLKVALILGIEIHVNVEFQGLVEPPEDQENERIGWRALVHPKTHPVSEYEFEVIIGGDGRRNTLEGFRRKEFRGKLAIAITANFINRNTTAEAKVEEISGVAFIFNQKFFQELREATGIDLENIVYYKDDTHYFVMTAKKQSLLDKGVILHDYADTELLLSRENVDQEALLSYAREAADFSTQQQLPSLDFAINHYGQPDVAMFDFTCMYASENAALVREHGGHQLLVALVGDSLLEPFWPMGTGIARGFLAAMDSAWMVRSWSLGRSPLEVLAERESIYRLLPQTTPENVSKNFSQYSIDPVTRYPNMNVNFLRPSQVRHLYDTGETKDIHLEMENLVNSRTTPKLARNESVARSSKLLGWCQRQTDGYAGVNVTDLTMSWKSGLALCAVIHRYRPDLIDFDSLDEQNVEKNNQLAFDIAEKELGISPIMTGREMASVGEPDKLSMVMYLTQFYEMFRDSLPSRDALDLNAEERAVLVASTKSPISFLSKLGQTISRKRSPKDKKEKDLDGAGKRRKTSQSEEEDAPRGYRGGRPTLVSTLSDRRVDVALGNQNKVKYMATQLLAKFEENAPAQSTGVRRQPTQERGLSQPSCCLPEQGRPAPAPQWKQVKELPRDQNGCWAFPPAPPPSQPGGACTVEP